ACGACTGGGAGCTGACCAAGAGCCCCGCCGGTGCGAACCAGTGGACTCCCAGGGATCCCTCGGCACAGGACAGGGTGCCCGATGCCCATGATCCGTCGAAGCGCGTCGCGCCGATGATGCTGACGACCGACCTGGCGCTGAAGATGGATCCGATCTACGCGCCGATCGCGAAGCGTTTCCACGAGAACCCGGATCAGCTCGCAGAGGCGTTCGCCAAGGCGTGGTTCAAGCTGACCCACCGCGACATGGGACCGATCTCGCGCTATGTCGGCCCGCTGGTTCCCTCGGAGCCGCAGCTCTGGCAGGACCCCGTCCCCGCGGTCGATCATGAGCTGATCGGTGACGAGGACATTGCCGCCCTCAAGGGCAGGATCCTCGCCTCGGGGCTGTCCATCCCCCAGCTGGTCTCCACCGCCTGGGCGTCGGCGGCAACCTTCCGCGGCACCGACAAGCGTGGCGGGGCCAACGGCGCCCGGATCCGCCTCGCGCCGCAGCGGGACTGGGACGTCAACAACCCGGCCGAGCTGGCCACCGTGCTGCCGGCCCTCGAGCAGATCCAGCAGGACTTCAACAGCTCACAGTCCGGCGGAAAGAGGGTCTCGCTCGCCGACCTGATCGTCCTGGGCGGATGCGCCGCCGTCGAGCAGGCGGCGAGGAACGCCGGGCACGACGTCACGGTTCCCTTCGCGCCGGGGCGCACCGACGCCGTGCAGGAGCAGACCGACGTGGAGTCGTTCGCGGTGCTCGAACCGACCGCGGACGGGTTCCGCAACTACCTCCGCGCCGGCGCGACCCTGCCGGCCGAGACCCTGCTGCTGGACCGGGCCAACCTGCTGACGCTGACCGCCCCGGAGATGACGGTTCTGATCGGCGGCATGCGGGCCCTGAACGCCAACTTCGGACAGTCCCAGCTCGGCGTCCTCACCGACCGGCCCGGGACGCTGACCAACGACTTCTTCGTGAACCTGCTGGACATGGGCACGGAGTGGAGCGCATCGGAGTCGTCCGAGAACGTGTTCGAGGGTCGCGATCGCGCGACCGGCGAGGTCAGGTGGACCGGTACCGCCGTCGACCTCGTCTTCGGTTCGAACTCCCAGCTCCGTGCCATCGCGGAGGTCTACGCATGTGGCGACTCGAAGGAGAAGCTGGTGCGTGACTTCGTGGCTGCGTGGGACAAGGTCATGAACCTCGATCGGTTCGACCTCGCCTGACCGCCGTCCCCGGTGTGGTGACCGGTTCGACGTGAACCGGTCACCAGACCACCACCAGCTCGAGCACCTCGGCCGACGCGGACAGCGGCGGCTCAGCTGGCTGAGAGCGGGGGCGGTGATACAGTGGACGATCGATGACGACATCGCTCGTCACAGGCGGAGGCGATGCAGACCAGCACTCTGGCGTCGGTCGTCGACCGCGCTCTTGGGACCAACGTCCGCGTCGTCGTCACGCGTGTGGCGGCGATCGCCGCCGCCAAGGCCGCGGTTGACGCGACCCTACGCGACATCGACCTGGCCTGCAGCCGGTTCCGCGACGACAGCGAGCTCACGCTGCTCAACCGGCGCGCCGGTCGGGAGACGCGCGTCAGCGAACTCCTCGCCCGGGCTCTCGCCGAGGGGCTGCGGGCCGCACGCCTCACCGATGGCGACGTCGACCCCACCGTCGGCAGGGCGATGCGACTGGTCGGGTACGACGTCGACTTCGCCGCCGTCGCCCCCGACGGCGAGCCGCTGACACTCACGGTGGAGCCGATCCCGGGATGGAGAACGGTCCGCCTCGATCGGGTCACCCGCAGCGTGTCCTTCCCGGCCGGCGTCGAGATCGACCTCGGCGCCACCGCCAAGGCGCTCGCCGCCGACCTCTGCGCCGCTGCGGGATTCCGCGCGATGGGTGGAGAGGGAGGCATCCTCGTGAGCCTCGGCGGCGATATCGCTCTCGCGGGAGAGCCGCCGCCGGGCGGCTGGAAGGTTCAGGTCAGCATCGACAGCAACGATGCGATCGACGAGTCGGAGGAGAGCGTGATCGTGCAGGCCGGCGGTGTCGCCAGCTCCAGCACGCGGGTGCGCCGCTGGCGCCGTGGCGGCGTTGAGATCCACCACATCATCGATCCGCGCACCAGCTGTCCCGCCGACACGGTATGGCGGCTCGCAACGGTCGTCGCCGACACGTGCGTCGACGCCAACATCGCGTCGACCGCGGCGATCATTCGCGGCGAGCGGGCGATCCCGTGGCTGGAGGCCCGGCGGCTGCCATCACGGCTGGTCGGCGCCGGCGACCGGATCGTCCGCATCGCGGGGTGGCCCGAGCCGGGAGTGGGGTGGGCGGGATGAACGACAAGACGCTGTGGTTCACCACCCGGGGGGCGGGAGCGGTGTCCCTCATGCTGCTCACGGCCGTGGTCGTCGTCGGTCTGCTCGCGCGTCTGCGCTTCACGACCGAGGGCTGGCCCCGGTTCATCAGCGCGACCTTCCATCGCGACCTCGCGCTCATCACCGTCGTCTTCCTCGCCCTGCACATCGTCACCGCGGTGGTGGATCCGTTCACGAGCCTGGGCCTCATGCCCGTCGTCGTGCCCTTCGGGTCGTCGTACCGCACCGTCTGGCTCGGGTTCGGCACCATCGCCGTCGAGCTGCTCCTCGCCATCGTCGTCACCAGCCTTGCACGGGCGTGGATCGGCGTGCGTGGGTGGCGCGTCGTCCACTGGCTCGCGTACGCGTCCTGGCCCCTGGCCGTGGTCCACGGCCTCGGCACGGGAACCGACGCGCGTCAGGTGTGGATGCTCGGCATCACCGCCGGATGCGTCGGCCTGGTCGCGGGAGTCGGCCTGTGGCGCCTCGTCGCCGCTCCCGCCGATCCCCTGGACGCGGCCAGGCGAGAGGCCGCGGGAACGCACCGCGTGGCCCGCCGGTGACCGCGCCGCGCGTCCTGGCAGGCCCACCGCCCGGGGCCGGTATGGAGCCCGGCCCCGCCCACGTCGCCCGGCTCGGTCCGGTGCCGCGCGGCGGGGCCGGGCTCATCGAGGTGCTCGAGCGCAGCGACCTGCGGGGTCGCGGCGGTGCGTCTTTCCCGGTCGGAACCAAGTGGCGCACCGTCGCCGGACGTCGCGCTGGAAGCGCCGTCCTGCTCGTCAACGGAGCCGAGGGCGAGCCGCTGAGCTACAAGGACCGCCTGCTCATGCAGTGCCGCCCCCACCTCGTCATCGACGGCGCCTTCCTCGCGGCCACGAGCGTCGGCGCCGACGACATCGTGCTCTTCGTCGGTGAGGAGCATCGGCCAGCCAGGGCCAGCCTGGAGCGTGCGCTCGCGGAGCGGGTGGACCACCCCTGCCGCGTGCGCTTCGTCACCGCGCCCGCGCGCTACGTCGCCGGCGAGGAGTCGGCGGCGGTGCACTGCGTCAACGACGGTGTGGCGCTGCCCACGTCGATCCCGCCGCGTCCGTTCGAGAAGGGCGTCGGTGGCCGTCCCACGCTGGTGCAGAACGTCGAGACCCTCGCCCACGTCGCACTCGTCGCGCGGTTCGGCGACCGCTGGTATCAGGAGGGTGGGCGCGACGGCGCCGGCGGTACGGCGCTGCTGTCGATCAGCGGGGCGGTGCGCCAGGGATCGGTTCTCGAGGTGGCGCAGGGCTCGACGATCGGCGAGGCCGTCGAGGCGGTCGGCGGAGCCACGGCAGCCGTCGGGGCGGTCCTCCTCGGGGGGTATTTCGGGGGCTGGGTCCGGGCCGGCGAGACATGGTCGCTCCCCGTCGACGGCATGCGGCTGCGGGCACACGGCAGGGCGCTGGGCTGCGGCACCGTCGCGCTGCTCCCCGCCCATCGCTGCGGCGTCGCGATGACCGCGCTGATCGCCTCGTACCTCGCCGACCAGAGCGCCCGGCAATGCGGCCCCTGCGTGTTCGGCCTGCGGGCGATCGCCGACGCCCTGAGCCGCGTCGCGGTGTGCACCCCCGACGCCCACGACCTCACCCGGCTGCGAACCTGGTCGTCGGAGCTGCGCGGCCGCGGCGCCTGCCGCCATCCCGACGGCGCCGCGGGGTTGGTGCTCTCGGCCCTCGACGTCTTCGACACCGAGTTCCTCAGCCATGCGGTGCAGCGGCGCTGCTCGTCGCCGGGCACACCGCTGGAGGCGGCGCAATGGACGTCGTGACGATGTCGATCGACCGTATCCGCTGCGACGGCCACGGCCTCTGCGCCGAGCTGCTGCCGGAGCTCATCCGGCTCGACGACTGGGGCTACCCGATCATCGAGCCCGGCTCGATCCCCGAGGAGCTCGTCTCCCATGCCCGGCGCGCCGTCGCCTCCTGCCCGGTGGTCGCGCTCAAGCTGCTCACCGCCCGCGACGGCCGCCGGCGCTGATCACCCTGCCGTCAGGGATCAGCAAGGTTCCGCGGGTAGGGTGCGGTCATGGACCACTCCCGCAATCGGGACGGCGCCGCGGCCGTCCGGCGCGACGACGCGCTGCGCCGCCTTCGCCACCTCAGCGCCGGCGTGGTGGCGCTGGGAGCGACGCTCACGGCGGTCATCGGGGGACTGGCGGCGTCGGCCAGCTCGGTGGCGGGAACGGCGTCCACACGTGCCGCTCCGGGCGACTCCGTTCAACTCGGTGGCGACGGCGGACAGTTGCAGCCACCCGACCAGGCCCCCGCCTCCGGCGACAGCGGTGGCGGGGCGAGCGCGGTCACCGGGGGGTCGTGACCGGACCACGGAGACGCACTCGCACGAGCGTGCGCAGACACGGCGACGGCCATCGTGAAAGCGCTGTCGTCATTCAGTCCGCGGGTCCGCTCGCGCCAACTCCCTTCAGGCGTTCGCCGGCCGCACCGCGCATACTTTCCTGCGCAGCCGAACACATCCGAGGACGACGGCGCCGCCCCGGCGCAAGACTCCTCGCCCCCCAGCGTTTGAAGTGTGAGAAGGGCGGGCGTCTCTCCGCGCGGATGTCCGTCGATCCTCGCATGAGGAGAGGTCGACGTGGGCTCCCGCACCCGGCAGCGAATTCTCGGCCTGACCCTGATCACCGCCGGCGCGGGCGTCGCCGCGGGATTGGCCGCGTCCTCCGGAGCCGGACCTCTCGCCGAGCTGCCGGGCCACCAGCCGGCGGCCGTGCCCGTGTCCGCCCGGACCACCGCGTCGCCGTGGCCGCTCCGCGCCGACATCCTCTTCCCGACGGCGGCTCCCGCGGCGCCCACCGAGCACACCGTCTACATCCAGGACCCGGCTCCGCCGCCGATCATCGTCCCCGCGGGGCCCGCGCCTGCGAACGGTTCGCCGGCCACCGCCCCCGCAGCCCCGCGCGTGCCGGTGGGCACCGCGCAGGCCGCGCCGGTCACCGCACCGCCGGCGCCGCCACCGCCCACCGCTCGTCCCCGGCCGACCTCGCGGCCGTGCCCCGTGCTCTTCTGCGGCGGAGGTGGCTGACATGAACGGCGGCACCGGCAGTCACGACCGTGACCGGGCCCTGGGACTGGTCCGGCGCAGCACCCTCGCAGGGATCGGGAGCGCACTCGGACTGACCGGGCTCTTCTCGACCGCGGCGGCCCTCACCTTCTCCGGGCAGCAGGCCCCGGTGGCCGCGCAGCATCCGCAGGCTCCGGTCGTTCCCGTGGAGGCCGTCCCGGTCCAGAGCGCACCGCCGCCCCCGATCGTCGTCGAGCACATCGTCCACCTTCCCGCGCCCCCGCCACAGGTGATCGTGGCGACGCCGGTCCCAGGGCCGCCGACGCGGCTCGGCGCACCCCGGCCTCCTCGCCTGGCACCGACCGCGCCCCCGACGGCACCCGCCCCGGCGGCTGCTCCGCCTCCCCCACCGGCGGCCGCTCCGCCGCCCCCCGCGGCCGCCCCCCCGCCGCCGCCGCCACCGCCGCCACCCCCACCGCCCACGTGCCTGCACTCGACACCGTCGCACCCGTGCTGAGCGCCGCCTCCTTCCCCGCGATGGGGTCGACGGTGACCGTCGCCGTCGATGACCCGACCGCGCTGTCCGAGGCGCTGGTGGTCGTCCGGGAGGAGATCACCGAGATCGACCGCGTCTGCAGCCGGTTTCGCCCCCACTCCGAGCTCTCCCGCCTCAACCGACGGGCCGGAGGCCCGCCGCTGCCGGTCTCCCCACTCCTCGAGGAGGCGATCGCGGTGGCCCTCGAGGTGGCGCGAATCACGCGGGGGCTGGTGGACCCGACCGTGGGTCGCTGCCTCCACGATCTGGGATACACGGTCACCTTTCGCGACCTGCCCACCGACGGGCCGCCGCTCGAGCTCCGGCTGCGCTCGGCGCCCGGCTGGCGCGTGGTCGAGCACGACGCCGTCGCACACACGGTCCGGCTGCCCGCGGAGGTCTGGCTCGACCTCGGTGCCAGCGGCAAGGCGTGGGCGGCCGACCGAGCCGCCACGGTTGCCGCCGAGCGGCTCGGCGCCGGCGTGGCTGTCGACTGTGGCGGGGACATCGCCGTCGCGGGACCGGCGCCGGCGAATGGCTGGCCGGTCCGGGTCGGCGAGTGGCCGCAGGCGCCCGACGGGCAGGAGGTCCTCGTTCACGACGGGGGACTGGCCACCTCGGGGACCACCGCGCGCCGCTGGCGGCGCGGCGGCCGCGAGATCCACCACATCGTCGATCCGTCGACGGGACTGCCCGCCGCGACGCCCTGGCGGCTGGTGTCGGTGGCCGCCGCCTCCTGCGTCGAGGCGAACGCCGCGGCGACCGCCGCGCTCCTCCTCGGCGACGCCGCGTGGGACTGGCTGGACGGGCTCACACTGCCATCCCGCCTCGTCGACAGGGACGGCCGCGCCCATCCCACCCGAGGCTGGCCCACGCCATGCTGAGCGCCCATGCGGTCATCGCCGCCGCCACCACCCCGGCGCCTCCGGGACCGAGCCCTTTCTGGTACGCGACCCGTGGCGCCGGCGTCGCTCTGCTCCTCGTCCTCACCGCGAGCGTGGTCCTCGGCGTCGGCACCTCGCTCCGGCTCGGCGGCCGAACGATCCCTCGCTTCGTGCTCGCGCTCCTCCACCGCAACCTCGGTCTGCTCTGCGTCGTCCTGCTCGCCGTCCACATCGTCACCACCGTCCTCGACCCCTTCGCTCGAATCAGTGTTCCCGACGCCCTCGTCCCCTTCTCCGCGGCCTACCGTCCCCTGTGGCTGGGCCTGGGAACCGTGGCCGCCGAGGTGCTCGTCGCCATCGCGGTCACCAGCGTGCTCCGGCGCCGGATCGGGCAGCGCACCTGGCGCCTGGTCCACTGGACGGCCTACGCGTCCTGGCCGGCCGCCGTCGTCCACGGGCTCGGCACCGGCTCGGATGCCCAGGCGCCGTGGATGATCGGGATCACCGCGACGTGCGTCACCGCGGTGCTGCTGGCGGTGATCACCCGGCTCGGCGCCGGATGGCGTGCACGACTGCCGCTCCGGCTCGCCGTGGGGCTGACGGCGGCGGCAAGTGTGGCCGCCATCGCGGTCTGGGCGGTCCATGGCCCGTTCCGCCCGGGCTGGGCGGCCGTCGCCGGGACGCCCGCCACCCTCCTGACCCCCGGTGCGCCGCCGGCAGGCCGCACCGGGCCGGTCCACAGCGGCCCCGGCGGGTTCAGCGACGACCTCATCGGCACCATGGTGCGCGACCCGTCAGGCGGCACGCAGGTGGCGCTCCGCGACGTCGTCGATCCGGGGCTGACCCTGGCCGTCCGGCCACCCACCAGCGCCGAGACGCTGCCGGTGGTCACCGTGGTCCGTGGCGGTCGGACCGTGTGCGTCACCCCGGGGCGTGCCGGCACCTCCCTCTACGCGGTGTGCGGGACCACGCGGTTGACCATCACCCTCTTCGGCGGCCCCGCCCTGGTCACCGGACGCCTCGCCACGTCGGGACCATTGGGCTGAACCCCGACGGCCCCCGGGTCTACCCCGGCAGCATATTGCCGGCCCCTTGGCCTACCAGTGATGCGCGTGCAGCGTCGCCCTCGCGCGCGCGGTACCGCCGTACACGCCCGGGACGACGCCGTAGCCGCGACTGTCCTGGTCGAGCGCCAGCTGGCGGATGTCGGCGAAGTCGGCCATGCAGAGGCTCTCTGCCCTGGTCAGCTCCAGGGTCTCGGGATCGCTGCCGCTCGCAGCGGTCACTCGGACCACGCCCATGCCGGGGGCGTAGAACTTGCGCTGGTGGCCGCCGGCGGGATCGAGCGGGCCGAACTCGTCGGCCACGAGCACGTCGTCGTAGCACCCAATCGGGACACAGGTCCGCTGGTCCGTCTCGAACGTCGTCGCGCAGTCCTTGAAGCCAACCTTCAGAGCCAGGCCCTGAAGGTAGGTCGGGGTGCCCGCCCGCGACTTCGCGGGCATCGCGATCCCGGCCCTGGCGCCCGCCACACCCGAGATCCAAGTGCTCGGCGCTCCGGCGAGCTTCCCGCTCTCGTATTCCTCCGGGTACTCGCCCAGCAGCCAGACCGCGCCGTCCTCATCCTGAGCCTCGAAGAAGAGTTCGGACTCCGTGAGGCGGCCATCCTCGAGGTCGCGGTCGAACACGACGAGGGTGCGCACGCCGCCGACCACCTTGGTCAGGTCGGTCACCGTGGTCTCGATTCGATGCGGGTGGTGCAGTCCGTCATCTCCTTTGACGAATCCGTCGAGGACGTACTGCATTCCCGGAGCCAGCGGGAGCAACCGGTTGTCGACTCTCGGACGTTCGGGGAAGGAACTGCGCTCGAGCTTCGGGACCACATCGCAGGAACCGGCCGCGCCGGTCGTCCCCCCACCGCCCGTCGACGCGGCCGTGCCGTGGCTCATGGACGCCGTCACCGAGCCAAAGGCCGTCAACAGCAGCGCGGACACGACAATGGGGTTCAACCACGCTGCCCGGACGGGTGGATGGCGGAGCATCGGGAGCATCCTCCTTCAGGAAGCCGACGACCTGAGATCGGCGCTGATTGTGCGGACGTAGCTCAACCTTCCCCACCGGAGGTCTGCGACCGCCTGCTGGCCCGGCGCGCACACCATGACCGAACGTTGCGCGAGCGCATCCAGGCCGACAGGCACACGAGCCATGTTTCCCCCGCCTCCGCACAGATCTCCGAACGCACGGGCCCTCTCTTGTCCGGACATTAACGCCGTCTGAACCGGCCGTCAAGCATGTCCTGTTTGTGGCATTTGCGTCCGTGCAGTGGGAGAGGGCAGCCTCAGTCGCGGCACGGGGGAACCCCTCGAGTATCTGACCATCTGTTAACGCGGTGTCAACGCCGAACCTCGCATCGCCGCGCCCCGGCACCGCAAGATCAGGCTGGCCGCGCCGTTCGACCGAGCATGGAAGGGTTGAAACTGCGGACCAGCTTCTCGCTGGCTGCGACGGTGGCTATCTCCATTGGCGGGCTCGCCCTGACGCATCCGCTGCCCGTCAAGGCGGCGACGGTCGCGGTCAGCGCCAGCCAGGTGCACTTCGGGAGCCAGGAGGAGAACACCACCAGCTCCAGCAAGACCGTGCACCTGACCAACACCGACGTCACTCCGCTGACCTTCACAGGCATCTTCGTGAAGGAGGGCGACGCCTCCGACTTCGTCATCACGCGCAACGGCTGCGGCCAGAGCCTCGCCCCCGGCGCCAGCTGCAGCGTGGAGGTCGTCTTCCGACCTGGCAGCGGCACCTTCGGGCCACGCTCCTCGACCCTGGAGATCGACGACGACGCCTCCCTCAGCCCGCAGAGCGTCACTCTCATCGGTGAGGTCGCCTCTCCCGACGTGCAGGTCGACCCTTCGGACCTGAGCTTCGGCCCGCAGGCCCCGGGCACGGTGAGTGGCATCCGCACGGTGTCGGTGCACAACGACGGCAACGGCTCGATGCGCATCACCGACCTGAAGCTCGACCCCACCGACGACTTCGACGTGGTCAGTGGCGACTGCTTCACCACCCTCGACCCCGGCCACAGCTGCAGCATCGAGATCCGCTTCAGTCCCAAGACGGCGTCGGGTGACGTCAAGGCCATCCGCACCTCGATCCTCACCATCACCGACAACGACCCCAACAGCCCCACGCAACTGGTCTCGCTCGACGGCTCGGTACCAACCCCGCAGGCCCAACTGAGCACGACGATCATGGACTTCGGCGACCAGGCCGCGGGCACCAGCAGCGCCCCAAAGGCGGTGACCCTGCAGAACACCGGCTCCGGACCGCTGACCCTGGCCGCGCTGGAGATGAAGGGTCTGGATCCAGACGACTTCAACGTGAAGAGCAATGCATGCCCCGGGGCTCTGCCCGTCGGCGGGAGCTGCCAGATCACGATCGCGTTCGCGCCGCAGAAGTCGGACGGCGCCCTCAGCGCACTGATGACCATCACCGATGACGCGCCGACGGTGACCCAGACGGTGGCGCTTCGCGGCAACGCCAAGCCGTCCGCGACGACGACGCCCCCAGTCCGCACTGTGCCGCCACCCGGACTCGTCGTCCCGATTCAGCCGGTCCCGGCCGTGGCCGCGCCTGCGAGCGCCACTCCGAGCAGCGTGCCCACCAGCGACCCCACGGCCGGCGCAACGCCCGACACGGCGACCCCTCTGAGCGTCGTCGAGCGCCCCGTCGCCGGCCGGCATCACGCCCCGTCAGCCGCCCCCAGGGCCGACGAGCACAACCTGCTGGTGAGCGCCATCCTCACCGCCGTCGGCGACGACGGGGCGGTGCTCCGCGGGCTGCTCACCGGGGTGCTGACGGTCCTGCCCTTCGCCATTCTTGCCGCAGCCGGCTGGGCGGCCCGGCTGGTCTGGATGCGGCGGCGCCGCTCCGATCGGGTGCGCGGCGAGGCGCCGAAAAGCTAGCACAGGGCGGCGGTGCGCACGGGCGACAACTGGCGCAGATCGAAATCCGCGTGAGGCGCCGTGGCTTGCTACATTCCCTGCGGACTCGAAGGTGATTCGGTTTCCGGAGGACCAGAGGGATGCGGGGAATCCTTGTTCGTCGCGCCGTGTTGACCGTGACGGTGACCGCCGTCGCCGTGACCGCACCCACGCCGTTCACCGCACGATCGGTCTCCGGAGCCATATCGGACTGCCCGCCGGGGGAGGTCTGCGTGTGGCCAGGCGCCAACTACAGCGGTACGGTCACCGCGGTGATGGACGACGTGTGCCACAGCGTCGCGGT
This sequence is a window from Candidatus Dormiibacterota bacterium. Protein-coding genes within it:
- a CDS encoding ferric reductase-like transmembrane domain-containing protein gives rise to the protein MLSAHAVIAAATTPAPPGPSPFWYATRGAGVALLLVLTASVVLGVGTSLRLGGRTIPRFVLALLHRNLGLLCVVLLAVHIVTTVLDPFARISVPDALVPFSAAYRPLWLGLGTVAAEVLVAIAVTSVLRRRIGQRTWRLVHWTAYASWPAAVVHGLGTGSDAQAPWMIGITATCVTAVLLAVITRLGAGWRARLPLRLAVGLTAAASVAAIAVWAVHGPFRPGWAAVAGTPATLLTPGAPPAGRTGPVHSGPGGFSDDLIGTMVRDPSGGTQVALRDVVDPGLTLAVRPPTSAETLPVVTVVRGGRTVCVTPGRAGTSLYAVCGTTRLTITLFGGPALVTGRLATSGPLG
- a CDS encoding ferric reductase-like transmembrane domain-containing protein — translated: MNDKTLWFTTRGAGAVSLMLLTAVVVVGLLARLRFTTEGWPRFISATFHRDLALITVVFLALHIVTAVVDPFTSLGLMPVVVPFGSSYRTVWLGFGTIAVELLLAIVVTSLARAWIGVRGWRVVHWLAYASWPLAVVHGLGTGTDARQVWMLGITAGCVGLVAGVGLWRLVAAPADPLDAARREAAGTHRVARR
- a CDS encoding peptidase inhibitor family I36 protein, which encodes MRGILVRRAVLTVTVTAVAVTAPTPFTARSVSGAISDCPPGEVCVWPGANYSGTVTAVMDDVCHSVAVGSALNGDPDATQELRVYTQPGCTGTPAVVGHGSQSGNLSGGSYLNYHSPVSPP
- a CDS encoding ferredoxin; the encoded protein is MDVVTMSIDRIRCDGHGLCAELLPELIRLDDWGYPIIEPGSIPEELVSHARRAVASCPVVALKLLTARDGRRR
- a CDS encoding choice-of-anchor D domain-containing protein, which produces MAISIGGLALTHPLPVKAATVAVSASQVHFGSQEENTTSSSKTVHLTNTDVTPLTFTGIFVKEGDASDFVITRNGCGQSLAPGASCSVEVVFRPGSGTFGPRSSTLEIDDDASLSPQSVTLIGEVASPDVQVDPSDLSFGPQAPGTVSGIRTVSVHNDGNGSMRITDLKLDPTDDFDVVSGDCFTTLDPGHSCSIEIRFSPKTASGDVKAIRTSILTITDNDPNSPTQLVSLDGSVPTPQAQLSTTIMDFGDQAAGTSSAPKAVTLQNTGSGPLTLAALEMKGLDPDDFNVKSNACPGALPVGGSCQITIAFAPQKSDGALSALMTITDDAPTVTQTVALRGNAKPSATTTPPVRTVPPPGLVVPIQPVPAVAAPASATPSSVPTSDPTAGATPDTATPLSVVERPVAGRHHAPSAAPRADEHNLLVSAILTAVGDDGAVLRGLLTGVLTVLPFAILAAAGWAARLVWMRRRRSDRVRGEAPKS
- a CDS encoding NADH-ubiquinone oxidoreductase-F iron-sulfur binding region domain-containing protein — protein: MEPGPAHVARLGPVPRGGAGLIEVLERSDLRGRGGASFPVGTKWRTVAGRRAGSAVLLVNGAEGEPLSYKDRLLMQCRPHLVIDGAFLAATSVGADDIVLFVGEEHRPARASLERALAERVDHPCRVRFVTAPARYVAGEESAAVHCVNDGVALPTSIPPRPFEKGVGGRPTLVQNVETLAHVALVARFGDRWYQEGGRDGAGGTALLSISGAVRQGSVLEVAQGSTIGEAVEAVGGATAAVGAVLLGGYFGGWVRAGETWSLPVDGMRLRAHGRALGCGTVALLPAHRCGVAMTALIASYLADQSARQCGPCVFGLRAIADALSRVAVCTPDAHDLTRLRTWSSELRGRGACRHPDGAAGLVLSALDVFDTEFLSHAVQRRCSSPGTPLEAAQWTS
- the katG gene encoding catalase/peroxidase HPI; the encoded protein is MRPDTTADVGSESENPVIPAPTPTSSRPRSNQDWWPNQLDLQVLHQHSPLSNPMGEDFNYAEEFRTLDLGALKRDLIEVMTTSQDWWPADYGHYGGLFIRMAWHSAGTYRIADGRGGGGSGAQRFAPLNSWPDNANLDKARRLLWPVKQKYGRKISWADLMIFAGNCALESMGFTTFGFGGGRADIWEPDEIIWGPEDTWLGDERYSGDRELAKPLGAVQMGLIYVNPEGPNGNPDPLAAARDIRETFARMAMNDEETLALIVGGHTFGKCHGAVGSECVGPEPEAAPLEQQGLGWKISCGAGKGADTITSGLEGAWTNEPTRWDNGYLDNLFGYDWELTKSPAGANQWTPRDPSAQDRVPDAHDPSKRVAPMMLTTDLALKMDPIYAPIAKRFHENPDQLAEAFAKAWFKLTHRDMGPISRYVGPLVPSEPQLWQDPVPAVDHELIGDEDIAALKGRILASGLSIPQLVSTAWASAATFRGTDKRGGANGARIRLAPQRDWDVNNPAELATVLPALEQIQQDFNSSQSGGKRVSLADLIVLGGCAAVEQAARNAGHDVTVPFAPGRTDAVQEQTDVESFAVLEPTADGFRNYLRAGATLPAETLLLDRANLLTLTAPEMTVLIGGMRALNANFGQSQLGVLTDRPGTLTNDFFVNLLDMGTEWSASESSENVFEGRDRATGEVRWTGTAVDLVFGSNSQLRAIAEVYACGDSKEKLVRDFVAAWDKVMNLDRFDLA
- a CDS encoding FAD:protein FMN transferase; its protein translation is MPALDTVAPVLSAASFPAMGSTVTVAVDDPTALSEALVVVREEITEIDRVCSRFRPHSELSRLNRRAGGPPLPVSPLLEEAIAVALEVARITRGLVDPTVGRCLHDLGYTVTFRDLPTDGPPLELRLRSAPGWRVVEHDAVAHTVRLPAEVWLDLGASGKAWAADRAATVAAERLGAGVAVDCGGDIAVAGPAPANGWPVRVGEWPQAPDGQEVLVHDGGLATSGTTARRWRRGGREIHHIVDPSTGLPAATPWRLVSVAAASCVEANAAATAALLLGDAAWDWLDGLTLPSRLVDRDGRAHPTRGWPTPC
- a CDS encoding FAD:protein FMN transferase, yielding MQTSTLASVVDRALGTNVRVVVTRVAAIAAAKAAVDATLRDIDLACSRFRDDSELTLLNRRAGRETRVSELLARALAEGLRAARLTDGDVDPTVGRAMRLVGYDVDFAAVAPDGEPLTLTVEPIPGWRTVRLDRVTRSVSFPAGVEIDLGATAKALAADLCAAAGFRAMGGEGGILVSLGGDIALAGEPPPGGWKVQVSIDSNDAIDESEESVIVQAGGVASSSTRVRRWRRGGVEIHHIIDPRTSCPADTVWRLATVVADTCVDANIASTAAIIRGERAIPWLEARRLPSRLVGAGDRIVRIAGWPEPGVGWAG